The genomic segment GAAAGAGGCCGCGGCGGACGCGACTTCTCCCTTCGGGCACGTACTCCTCGGGTCAGCGCGATCCGGCTTCCTGAGCGACCGATACACCATCGCCTATCACGGCTACGCGCACAGCCACATGGACGCCCTTTGTCACTACTCGTATGAGGGTTTGATGTACAACGGGATCTCACGGGAGACCGTTGATCCGGACGATGGCTGCGTGAGGCTCGGGATCACGAACGCGAAACAGGGAATCGTAACCCGTGGCATCCTGATAGATATCGCCCGACTGAGAGGGGTCGAGTACCTCGAGCCCGGCACCGCTATTCATGTGGATGACCTAGAGGCCTGGGAGGCGGAGGTGGGGATCACGGTCGGACCGGGCGACGTGGTGTTCGTCCGGAGCGGACGTTGGGCGCGCCGCGCACAGGAGGGAGCGTGGGCGACGGGGCGACTGGCTGCGGGCCTCCATGCGTCGGTGGCCCCGTGGCTCCGCGAGCGGGGCGTCGCGATGCTCGGCAGCGACTATACGAACGACGTGTATCCATCCGGCGTGGAGGGTTTCTCCCAGCCCATTCACATGCTCACGCTCGTGACAATGGGGCTGTGGCTCTTCGACAACCTCGACCTCGAGGATCTGGCTGAGGCCGCCGCACGCCTGGGACGCTGGGAGTTCATGTTCGTCGCTGCTCCCTTGGCCGTGCCCGGGGGCACCGGCTCGCCGCTCAATCCGCTGGCGATCTTCTAGCTACAGAGGCCCCGCCGGCGCTACACTCGGGGGCTGCTAGGCGGCCTCTGGGACGTCGCCTTCGCCGAACACGGCCTCGGAAAGTGCAGCCGCATTTGGAGGTTTTTCGAAATGCGCCTGAATCACAGGGTCGCCGGCAACCGCCTCGGGGAGCCGACCGCCTGAGCAGAGCATGGTCCTGATGTGCGGGTAGTGGTTGCGGATCTGCTGCAGGAGCTCGAGACCGTTCGTGCCCGGCATGCGAAAGTCGGAGAGCACGACGTGCACGGTCTCGCGCCGGAGGATCTTCATCGCGGCTTCCGCGGAATCCGCTTCGAGGATGGTAAACAGGTCTTTGTCGATGAAGCGACGTGCGATCAAGCGATCTTCCACGCTGTCGTCGACCAGTAGTAGCTGGCACGGCACCGGAACAGCCGACGGCGCGTCGGCCTCGGCCTCGAGCATCGGGAACCACATCGTGAAGATCGCCCCTTGGCCGGGAAGACCCCGGGCGCTGATCCGGCCGTCGAAGCGGTCCATGATGCGCCGAGCCGTGGCCATGCCGATGCCGGCGCCCGACGCGACCTCGGCGCCGACGAGTCGGGTAAACGGCTCGAACAAGCGCTCGGCTGCCTCGTCGGAAAATCCGATACCGCTATCGGCCACACAGATCTCCACTCCGTCAGACGATACTTGCGAGTAGACCCGAATGCGGGGCGGGTCATCCGGCCGGCGGTACTTGAGCGCGTTGCCGATCAGATTCTGGAATAGCTGCCTCATCAGTGCCCTATGCGCCATTACGGTCGGCAGGGACTCTACCTCGAACGACGCCCCCACCTCCTCGATTCTGATTTGCAGAGCGTTCCGCACGTCGTGAACGACCTGAGACAGGTCCACCGGTTCCGCTGGTATCTGCGCTCGGGTCGGTATCCGCGAACGACATCACCCCCTCTACCAGCTCCTTCATCTGGCTGCTCAGGGTGATCACCTGCTCCAATGTGGTTCGAGTTTCGAGCTCGAGCTCGCTACTTCGCTCCAGCTCCATGCGGGCGAACGTGGCGATCTGTCGAAGCGGCGCCTTGAGGTCGTGCGACACCCCGTGGGCGAACTCCGACAGGTTCTGGTTGCTTTCGGTCAGCAGCAACTGTTGTTCGTGGGCCTCCATGGCGTGTTGCGTCTGGTTCTCTGCGGCACCCATGAGACGGCTTTGCGAATCCTCGAGGCGGGCCGCCATGATGTTGAAAGCGCGACTCAGCCTCCCGATCTCGTTGTCGTGCTTTGCGGGCACGCGGGTCGTAAGCCGCCCTCCGGCCAGTGCGTTGGTTCCGGAGAGAAGATCCGCCAGACCGGTCACGAGCTCCTTCGAAACCAGCCAGCCGGTAAATGTCGCGATGGCGATGGCGATGATCGCGCCTACGACGGAGGTCGTGGCCAAGTTCCCCGCGGCGCGACCAGCTTCCGCCACGCGGCTCTCCATGATAGCAGTTAGCGTCGGATTCGCTGCTCTGGGAACTCCGACCAGGCTCTGCGGACGAAATACGACCTCCTCGACTGCCGACGGCGCCCGGACTCGCGAGCCGTCGCCGTCCTACCTCACATGGCAACCTAGCGTGAGTTTACTGAAGAGTCAGAGGGATTCCGGTGATAACGGTGGGATCATTGAGTTTCAGGTGGATCCGTCTGTATACACAAAGGGAGGTTTGTTGGGGACGAGGCCCCGGAAGAGTTGAGCGAGTTGGGGGTCGGCGAGTTCGAGTTGCCAGTCGGCGCGGGGACGACCGCCCTTCTTAGGCGCGGGGCGCAGCGTCATCGCGAGACGTATGGTGGCCAAGCGATCGAGGAGTCCCGATAGGCCGCCACGATGTCCGAGGCTTCGAGCTTGGAGCTCGACGATGCGAGCAAGAAGCAGGGCGAGTAGGCAGATGAACGCGTGCACGTGGATTTTCTGGTCCGTCCAGTGGTATTGGGGCCGCAGCGCGAGATGTTCGTCGTCCTTGAGCTGGCGAAAGACCTCTTCGACCTGGCTCTGCCCACGGTAGGCGAGAAGAATCTCTTCGGTAGACCACGCGTCGCGGTTGGTGACGACGATGCGTTTGCCGAAGACTTCTGTTTCAAGGTGTAGCAGCGCCTCGTCGTCTACCCAGTACTCGAGCCGGTCGCGTCCTCGACGACTCGGATCGTATTGGACATGCAGCACTTTACGCAGGTGCTGGCCGCACAGGAGTTGCTCGATGCGGCGACGTGCGGAGTGCGCGCTGCGGGGTCCCGAGCGGGGATTGGCCAGTTGCTCCTTCCAGCGCGCGAGCGCCTTGAGGCGTTTCTCGAGGTGCTGGTGTAGCCCACGGATCTGGCCCGTGCGCAGACGTTCACTGACGAAGAGGACGACCGTGCGCTCAGCACCCCAGACCTCATGGCGGAGCCGATGCACGGCGACTCCCTCCAGGCGACTGCCCGGCCCAAGCGGCCGATACTGCTCGAGCCCGATCGCCATCAGCTCGCGATGGTGTGCCGGCGTGAGCGAGGCCACATAGCCGAAGGGTGCCTCATCGATCAAAGCCTGATTGGCCTTCGACATGTTGCCCCTGTCGTAGACCACGGTGAGTTGCTCGAGATCCACCGAGAGTTCGGCCAACCGCTCGCGGATGCGGCTGAGGGACTCAGGGAAGAGCTTGGCGTCGGCCCGATTGCCCTCGTACACCTGGCTACACAGGGGAATCTGGCCCTCACGAGTCACCAGCAACGCGAGCCCGAAGAGGCGCAG from the Gemmatimonadota bacterium genome contains:
- a CDS encoding cyclase family protein, coding for MSGALEALHAQQRSEVTRETVERWMVDLSNSGRWGATDERGTLNLITPEHSVRAARLVTEGLSVSLSHDYLKEAAADATSPFGHVLLGSARSGFLSDRYTIAYHGYAHSHMDALCHYSYEGLMYNGISRETVDPDDGCVRLGITNAKQGIVTRGILIDIARLRGVEYLEPGTAIHVDDLEAWEAEVGITVGPGDVVFVRSGRWARRAQEGAWATGRLAAGLHASVAPWLRERGVAMLGSDYTNDVYPSGVEGFSQPIHMLTLVTMGLWLFDNLDLEDLAEAAARLGRWEFMFVAAPLAVPGGTGSPLNPLAIF
- a CDS encoding response regulator; protein product: MRQLFQNLIGNALKYRRPDDPPRIRVYSQVSSDGVEICVADSGIGFSDEAAERLFEPFTRLVGAEVASGAGIGMATARRIMDRFDGRISARGLPGQGAIFTMWFPMLEAEADAPSAVPVPCQLLLVDDSVEDRLIARRFIDKDLFTILEADSAEAAMKILRRETVHVVLSDFRMPGTNGLELLQQIRNHYPHIRTMLCSGGRLPEAVAGDPVIQAHFEKPPNAAALSEAVFGEGDVPEAA
- a CDS encoding HAMP domain-containing protein, whose amino-acid sequence is MAEAGRAAGNLATTSVVGAIIAIAIATFTGWLVSKELVTGLADLLSGTNALAGGRLTTRVPAKHDNEIGRLSRAFNIMAARLEDSQSRLMGAAENQTQHAMEAHEQQLLLTESNQNLSEFAHGVSHDLKAPLRQIATFARMELERSSELELETRTTLEQVITLSSQMKELVEGVMSFADTDPSADTSGTGGPVSGRSRRAERSANQNRGGGGVVRGRVPADRNGA
- a CDS encoding IS1634 family transposase — translated: MASLQRHVVKGHTYWRIVESRRVNGKPRPVPILYLGTADRLLERLLEAPAGGLKIQSFQHGDVAALKAVADRLGIVSIIDRHFPSRKGRRPSVGTTLLLGALNRAVRPRSKRGWATWAATTSLHRLFPGLETKALTSQFFWDQMDRISLDVLRDIESALTRTVVEELDLDLDTLFYDTTNFFTYIASTNARSKLAQRGRSKQKRSDLRLFGLALLVTREGQIPLCSQVYEGNRADAKLFPESLSRIRERLAELSVDLEQLTVVYDRGNMSKANQALIDEAPFGYVASLTPAHHRELMAIGLEQYRPLGPGSRLEGVAVHRLRHEVWGAERTVVLFVSERLRTGQIRGLHQHLEKRLKALARWKEQLANPRSGPRSAHSARRRIEQLLCGQHLRKVLHVQYDPSRRGRDRLEYWVDDEALLHLETEVFGKRIVVTNRDAWSTEEILLAYRGQSQVEEVFRQLKDDEHLALRPQYHWTDQKIHVHAFICLLALLLARIVELQARSLGHRGGLSGLLDRLATIRLAMTLRPAPKKGGRPRADWQLELADPQLAQLFRGLVPNKPPFVYTDGST